In Marivirga salinae, a single window of DNA contains:
- a CDS encoding RagB/SusD family nutrient uptake outer membrane protein, whose translation MKKFIYIILAGFILSCTDLDLRPEFGETGNIAFQDVKNLERYMAKIYAAYSLTGQQGPAGDADLQLVNDEGFTSYIRAYWKAQELTTDEAVIAWQDAGIQDLNTHTWSSDNQFVKVLYYRLFLIISYSNDFLEQSTDDLIAEYGYDEQEMALAQDYRNEVRFLRAMAYWHALDLFRNIPIVTKITTDFPVQDSPEDVFNFIAEELNAIESELPDPQQNQYGRADKAAVWMLQAKLYLNGEVYTGENYYTEAVAALEKVLNGPYSIEDDYQLNFRADNHTSNELIFTFPSDGIQTQSYGSTTFLTNGSIGGNMTAADYGTSGAWAGLRTTRNLVELFPDETGDIDSRAIFFTDGQTLDIADLTVFTEGYAVPKYTNLTTDGEQGSNTEFSDADYPLFRLADAYLMYAEAVLRGGGGSEATALGYINELRERAYGDNSGNISAGNLTLDFILDERARELYWEGHRRADLIRFGLYTGGEYVWPWKGNSIDGASISEHLEIFPIPATDLAANPELDQNDGY comes from the coding sequence ATGAAGAAATTTATATATATAATTCTAGCAGGTTTTATCCTATCTTGTACAGATCTGGATTTGAGGCCTGAGTTTGGAGAAACTGGTAATATTGCTTTTCAAGATGTTAAGAATCTAGAGAGGTATATGGCCAAAATATACGCAGCCTATAGTTTAACTGGTCAGCAAGGTCCTGCTGGTGATGCAGATTTACAGTTGGTGAATGATGAAGGTTTTACCTCTTACATTAGAGCGTATTGGAAAGCGCAGGAATTAACCACTGATGAAGCAGTAATTGCTTGGCAAGATGCTGGTATTCAAGATTTAAATACCCACACATGGTCTTCTGATAATCAGTTTGTAAAAGTTTTATACTATAGATTATTTTTGATCATTTCATATAGTAATGATTTCCTTGAGCAAAGTACTGATGATTTAATAGCTGAATACGGCTATGATGAGCAAGAAATGGCATTAGCTCAAGATTATAGAAATGAAGTGAGATTTTTAAGAGCTATGGCTTATTGGCATGCCTTAGATTTATTTAGAAATATTCCTATTGTAACAAAAATCACTACGGATTTTCCTGTGCAAGATTCGCCTGAGGATGTATTTAATTTTATTGCTGAAGAATTAAATGCAATAGAAAGTGAATTACCTGATCCACAACAAAATCAATATGGAAGAGCTGATAAAGCAGCTGTTTGGATGTTGCAAGCTAAATTATACTTGAATGGCGAAGTTTATACAGGTGAAAATTATTATACAGAAGCAGTCGCTGCATTAGAGAAAGTATTGAATGGTCCATATTCCATTGAGGATGACTATCAATTGAATTTTAGAGCAGATAATCATACAAGTAATGAATTGATTTTCACATTCCCATCTGACGGAATTCAGACCCAAAGTTACGGAAGCACCACTTTCTTAACTAATGGTTCAATAGGAGGTAATATGACTGCAGCTGATTATGGCACTAGTGGCGCTTGGGCTGGTTTAAGAACCACCCGAAATTTAGTGGAATTATTTCCAGATGAAACCGGTGATATTGATAGCAGAGCTATATTCTTTACTGATGGGCAAACTTTAGATATAGCTGATTTAACAGTATTTACTGAAGGATATGCCGTTCCAAAATATACAAACCTAACTACAGATGGTGAGCAAGGTAGTAATACTGAATTTTCTGATGCTGATTATCCTTTGTTCCGATTAGCAGATGCGTATTTAATGTATGCTGAAGCAGTATTAAGAGGTGGAGGCGGAAGTGAAGCCACTGCCTTAGGATATATCAATGAATTAAGAGAAAGAGCTTATGGCGATAATTCAGGAAATATTTCTGCTGGTAACTTAACACTTGATTTCATATTGGATGAAAGAGCCAGAGAACTTTATTGGGAAGGTCACAGAAGAGCTGATTTGATCCGATTTGGGCTTTATACTGGTGGTGAATATGTTTGGCCTTGGAAAGGAAACAGCATAGATGGCGCTTCCATTAGCGAACATTTAGAAATATTCCCTATTCCAGCTACTGACCTAGCTGCTAATCCTGAATTGGATCAAAATGATGGATATTAA
- a CDS encoding alpha-amylase family glycosyl hydrolase translates to MNESESKSIADFPDGVAYEIFIQSWADGNGDGIGDFKGATQKLDYLEELGVSAVWLMPIMPSPSYHKYDVTDYKAIHPDYGTMEDFKTFLSEAHKRNIKVVIDMIINHTAADHPWFEEAKKGKDNAFRDYYVWADRDSIADQIAKKEVTQDSDNITQWHAVDDKKEEEHYYGFFWGGMPDLNFDNPKVRQEIYDIGKFWLEDIGVDGFRLDAAKHIFPDDRLKDSYEFWQEYRDKMRKIKPDVYLVGEVWASSEIVKEFAKGLPALFNFDLAGSIQQSVIQGKNVAATIEGPKWVNLKNEDLISRLIKQREVFESATKDYQDAIFLSNHDQNRVMSNFKGDIKKAKMAASILLTLPGTPYIYYGEEIGMLGKKPDPNIREPFLWTNSENDSLRTSWMEPKFTLEKSVKTLDQQMESPNSLWHHYQKWIQLRNSSEVLTKGGIEQFDNQNVSLLAFTRVLGEEKLHVIHNLSSKSLALKSIPNEIIFGEENHDNGNLKANSTIVFK, encoded by the coding sequence ATGAATGAATCAGAATCTAAATCAATTGCCGACTTTCCAGATGGGGTGGCTTATGAAATTTTCATTCAATCGTGGGCAGATGGAAATGGAGATGGAATAGGAGATTTCAAAGGTGCCACTCAAAAACTGGATTATTTAGAAGAATTAGGTGTTTCCGCAGTTTGGTTAATGCCTATTATGCCTTCCCCTAGTTACCATAAATACGATGTAACGGATTATAAAGCCATACATCCTGATTATGGTACCATGGAAGATTTTAAGACCTTTCTTTCAGAGGCGCATAAAAGAAATATCAAAGTGGTAATTGATATGATCATCAATCATACTGCTGCTGATCATCCATGGTTTGAAGAAGCTAAAAAAGGTAAAGATAATGCTTTCAGAGATTATTATGTTTGGGCTGATCGTGACAGCATAGCTGATCAAATTGCCAAAAAGGAAGTGACACAGGATTCAGATAATATAACCCAATGGCATGCAGTGGATGATAAAAAGGAGGAAGAACATTATTATGGCTTCTTTTGGGGTGGAATGCCTGATTTGAATTTCGATAATCCAAAAGTGAGACAAGAAATATATGATATCGGTAAATTTTGGTTGGAAGATATTGGTGTGGATGGATTTCGTTTGGATGCTGCTAAACATATCTTTCCAGATGATAGATTAAAAGATTCCTATGAGTTTTGGCAGGAATACAGAGATAAAATGCGCAAAATCAAGCCAGATGTTTATTTGGTAGGTGAAGTTTGGGCTTCATCTGAAATTGTGAAAGAGTTTGCAAAAGGATTGCCAGCTTTATTCAATTTCGATTTAGCAGGAAGCATTCAGCAATCAGTTATTCAAGGTAAAAATGTTGCTGCAACCATTGAAGGACCTAAATGGGTGAATCTAAAAAATGAGGATTTAATCAGTCGTTTGATTAAGCAAAGAGAAGTCTTTGAATCAGCTACAAAAGATTATCAAGATGCTATTTTCCTAAGCAATCATGATCAAAACCGCGTGATGAGCAATTTCAAAGGAGATATAAAGAAAGCAAAAATGGCGGCCTCTATTCTATTGACACTTCCCGGAACGCCTTATATTTATTATGGTGAAGAAATAGGGATGTTAGGTAAAAAGCCTGATCCTAATATTCGCGAGCCTTTTTTATGGACTAATTCTGAAAATGATTCTTTGCGAACAAGCTGGATGGAACCTAAATTTACCTTGGAGAAATCAGTCAAGACATTAGATCAGCAAATGGAAAGTCCGAATTCCTTATGGCATCATTATCAAAAATGGATTCAGTTGAGAAATAGCAGTGAAGTTCTGACAAAAGGAGGAATTGAGCAATTTGATAATCAAAATGTAAGTCTATTGGCATTTACAAGGGTTTTAGGAGAGGAAAAACTGCATGTAATTCATAATTTATCATCCAAATCACTTGCTTTGAAATCTATTCCAAATGAGATCATTTTTGGTGAAGAGAATCATGATAATGGCAATCTTAAAGCAAACAGTACAATCGTTTTTAAATGA
- a CDS encoding SusC/RagA family TonB-linked outer membrane protein produces the protein MNHNYTKAKNGVPLGKRTISWRGLLTAFLMVFATFQLQAQERTVSGTVTDASTNETLPGTSVRIKGTSQGTTTSLDGEFKLEVSAEDVLVFSFIGYKKQEIEVGARSVIDVQMQEDISQLGEVVVVGYGQQEEKDVTGVVSTVKEESFNRGQIASPERLITGKIAGVDVTPGNTRAGGAGITIRGVGSINAQSQPLVVVDGVPINNDGSSGTRNANNFINPADIESVTVLKDASATAIYGSRGAAGVILYTTKSGKKGENTVTYDGSFTFSEILREPDFLSTQNFRNAVRQFSPQNENRLGESDTDWFNEVTRSTLSQNHNLSFSGATEKINYLVSVNHMDNKEVIKGDRNQVTRLSMRLKTTVLNDHLDITFNTKNALTNDEYKPNVVGTAVSFDPTRPVYDPEAEEFGGYYEWNESSIDPINPVSTIEQTQSIGENRRSFNSINFDLKIPGVEGLTLSATGSYDLRNGQNKVFEPFTLRNDNRDGYMQRSTNNAYTTTLFSTLNYNRSFGASDLDILGGYEFQEVFSETTGYEGINLTDDSKSFNDPTVIPREFIDLYRAFPITNQLQSYFGRVNYSYDDKYLLTVTGRMDGSTRFGFGNKYGFFPSAALGWRVIEEDFFQGLTGVFNDLKLRVGWGQTGNQNIGDYRYDKFYFLSDASATYQFGDEYIQLLRPTAVDPNIQWERLISTNIGVDFSLMKGRLSGSLDVYDKTTDQLLYNVPVPAATNVGDRVITNIGEMNNKGIELALNYIAIDNEKFGLDLNYNFTYNQNTIVKLDNEIDENSPGIQVGGITGDIGRTIQVLQVGKPISTFYSYNHLYDDAGNPLTGGTNSIYEDINNDEQINENDLQTQGVAIHPIFTNLSSNMRYGNFDLTFTLRAKIGGQTYNNTASANGWSGRLTEAQILNNLHESVIETGFQNRQLLSNYYIENSSFLKLDNLSIGYNFNQIEDFRLRLYGTVQNMLPISGYSGLDPEVQIDNNIYPPSTAFIFGINAKF, from the coding sequence ATGAATCACAACTATACAAAAGCAAAGAATGGGGTTCCTTTAGGAAAAAGGACAATATCCTGGAGAGGATTATTGACAGCATTCCTGATGGTTTTTGCTACTTTTCAATTGCAAGCGCAAGAAAGGACAGTTTCCGGTACGGTTACTGATGCCAGTACAAATGAGACTTTACCTGGTACAAGTGTTAGGATTAAGGGAACATCCCAGGGTACTACTACATCTTTGGATGGTGAATTTAAATTGGAAGTAAGTGCTGAGGATGTATTAGTTTTCTCTTTTATAGGATATAAAAAACAAGAGATTGAAGTAGGTGCTCGATCTGTAATTGATGTTCAAATGCAAGAAGATATTTCTCAGTTGGGAGAGGTAGTAGTTGTAGGTTATGGACAGCAAGAAGAAAAGGATGTAACAGGAGTAGTAAGTACTGTTAAAGAAGAGTCTTTTAATAGAGGTCAAATTGCAAGTCCTGAGCGCCTAATCACCGGTAAAATTGCAGGTGTTGATGTTACGCCTGGAAATACAAGAGCTGGCGGTGCAGGTATTACAATTAGGGGAGTCGGTTCTATCAATGCTCAGTCCCAACCTTTGGTGGTAGTGGACGGAGTTCCGATCAATAATGATGGAAGTTCAGGAACAAGAAATGCGAATAACTTCATTAATCCTGCTGATATTGAAAGTGTTACTGTTTTAAAAGATGCATCAGCTACCGCAATATATGGTTCAAGAGGTGCAGCAGGTGTAATTTTATATACAACTAAATCTGGTAAAAAAGGCGAAAATACAGTGACATATGATGGTTCGTTTACTTTTTCTGAAATTCTTAGAGAACCAGATTTCTTAAGTACTCAAAATTTCAGGAATGCTGTCCGTCAATTTAGCCCGCAAAATGAGAATAGGTTGGGTGAAAGTGATACGGATTGGTTTAATGAAGTGACTAGAAGTACTTTAAGTCAAAATCATAACCTATCCTTTTCAGGTGCTACTGAAAAAATAAATTACTTGGTTTCTGTTAACCATATGGATAACAAAGAAGTGATTAAAGGAGATAGAAATCAAGTAACTCGCTTGAGTATGAGGTTAAAAACAACTGTTTTGAATGATCATTTAGATATTACGTTCAATACCAAAAATGCTTTAACTAATGATGAATATAAACCAAATGTTGTAGGAACAGCCGTTTCTTTTGACCCTACAAGACCGGTTTATGATCCTGAAGCAGAGGAATTTGGAGGATATTACGAGTGGAATGAGTCTTCAATTGATCCTATCAATCCAGTTTCAACCATTGAGCAAACTCAAAGCATTGGAGAAAATAGACGGTCATTCAATTCCATCAATTTTGATTTAAAGATACCTGGCGTTGAAGGCTTAACCTTAAGCGCAACAGGTTCTTATGATTTAAGAAATGGACAAAACAAAGTATTTGAGCCATTTACCTTGAGAAATGATAACAGAGATGGTTATATGCAACGCTCAACTAACAATGCTTATACCACCACTTTATTTTCTACATTAAATTATAATAGGTCTTTTGGGGCGAGTGATTTAGATATTTTAGGCGGTTATGAATTTCAAGAAGTATTTAGTGAGACTACAGGTTATGAAGGCATCAATTTAACTGATGATAGTAAAAGCTTTAATGATCCTACAGTAATTCCAAGAGAATTTATTGATTTATATAGAGCATTCCCTATAACCAATCAACTGCAATCGTATTTTGGTAGAGTAAATTATTCATATGATGATAAATATTTATTGACTGTTACGGGTCGTATGGACGGTTCTACCAGATTTGGTTTTGGTAATAAATATGGGTTTTTCCCATCTGCAGCTTTAGGATGGAGAGTTATTGAAGAGGATTTCTTCCAAGGATTAACTGGTGTTTTTAACGATTTAAAATTAAGAGTAGGATGGGGGCAAACTGGAAACCAAAATATAGGGGATTATCGATATGATAAATTCTATTTTTTAAGTGATGCCAGTGCAACTTATCAATTTGGAGATGAATATATTCAATTGTTAAGACCTACTGCAGTTGATCCAAATATTCAGTGGGAGAGATTAATATCCACTAATATTGGGGTAGATTTCTCATTGATGAAAGGTCGATTATCAGGTTCATTAGATGTTTATGATAAAACTACAGATCAACTGCTTTATAATGTTCCGGTTCCGGCAGCTACCAATGTAGGAGATAGAGTAATTACCAATATTGGTGAAATGAATAATAAAGGGATTGAATTAGCATTAAATTATATTGCTATAGATAATGAGAAATTTGGATTGGATTTGAATTATAATTTCACCTATAATCAAAATACAATTGTAAAACTTGATAATGAGATAGATGAAAATAGTCCTGGAATACAAGTAGGAGGTATTACTGGGGATATTGGCCGAACTATACAAGTATTGCAGGTAGGGAAACCAATTTCTACTTTCTATTCATATAATCACCTTTACGATGATGCAGGAAACCCACTAACTGGTGGAACCAATAGTATTTATGAAGATATAAATAATGATGAACAGATAAATGAGAATGACTTGCAAACACAAGGAGTTGCGATTCATCCAATCTTTACCAATCTGAGTTCTAATATGAGATATGGTAATTTTGATCTTACCTTCACTTTGAGAGCTAAAATAGGAGGTCAAACTTATAATAATACTGCTTCGGCTAACGGATGGTCTGGAAGGTTAACAGAAGCACAAATCTTAAATAACCTTCATGAATCAGTTATTGAAACTGGTTTTCAAAACAGACAATTACTTTCCAACTATTATATAGAAAATAGCAGTTTCCTAAAATTGGATAACCTTTCAATAGGCTATAATTTCAATCAAATTGAAGATTTCAGATTGAGGTTATATGGTACAGTTCAAAACATGTTGCCAATTTCAGGATATAGTGGTTTAGATCCAGAGGTTCAGATAGATAATAATATTTATCCTCCATCCACAGCATTTATTTTCGGTATAAACGCAAAATTTTAA
- the fbaA gene encoding class II fructose-bisphosphate aldolase: MPKPGVLHGDEMMNLLHHAKDNKYAMPAVNVIGNNSINAVLETARDVNSPVFIQFSNGGAAFNAGKGLSNENQKSAIAGAVAGAHHVHLMSKEYGVPVILHTDHCAKKLLPWIDGLLEAGKEFYKTHGKPLFSSHMIDLSEESLEENIEICKKYLKPMAEMGMHLEIELGITGGEEDGVDNTGVDSSRLYTQPEEVAYAYEQLKEISDNFTIAASFGNVHGVYKPGNVELRPDILKNSQDHIQKKHNTGDKPVLFVFHGGSGSEPEKIEEAIGYGAVKMNIDTDMQWSFWNGVRNYYNDNEDRLQQQIGTSDDPDAPNKKFYDPRAWLRKGEESMIVRLKQAFKELNCLNKLA; this comes from the coding sequence ATGCCTAAACCAGGAGTATTACATGGAGATGAAATGATGAATTTACTTCATCATGCTAAAGACAATAAATATGCGATGCCAGCTGTGAATGTAATTGGTAACAATTCCATCAATGCAGTATTAGAGACAGCAAGAGATGTGAATTCTCCTGTATTCATTCAGTTTTCAAATGGAGGAGCAGCATTTAATGCCGGTAAAGGACTTTCAAATGAAAACCAAAAATCAGCTATTGCCGGAGCAGTTGCTGGTGCTCACCATGTGCACTTAATGTCGAAAGAATATGGGGTGCCTGTTATTTTACATACAGATCATTGCGCTAAGAAATTATTGCCTTGGATAGATGGCTTGTTGGAAGCTGGAAAAGAATTTTATAAGACACACGGTAAGCCATTATTCAGTTCTCACATGATTGATCTTTCTGAAGAGTCTTTGGAGGAAAACATCGAGATCTGTAAAAAATATTTGAAGCCGATGGCCGAAATGGGTATGCATCTTGAAATCGAATTGGGTATTACTGGTGGTGAAGAAGATGGCGTAGATAATACAGGAGTGGACAGTAGCAGATTATACACTCAGCCAGAAGAAGTTGCTTATGCATATGAGCAATTAAAAGAAATCAGTGATAACTTTACTATTGCCGCTTCATTCGGTAATGTTCACGGTGTTTATAAGCCAGGAAACGTAGAATTACGTCCTGATATCTTGAAAAACTCTCAAGACCATATCCAAAAGAAACATAATACTGGAGATAAGCCTGTATTATTTGTATTCCATGGTGGATCAGGTTCTGAGCCTGAGAAAATCGAGGAAGCAATTGGGTATGGAGCAGTGAAAATGAATATTGATACCGATATGCAATGGTCATTCTGGAATGGAGTAAGAAATTACTACAACGATAATGAAGATAGATTGCAGCAGCAAATTGGTACTTCAGATGATCCTGATGCACCAAACAAAAAATTCTATGACCCAAGAGCTTGGTTAAGAAAAGGAGAAGAAAGCATGATAGTTCGTTTGAAACAAGCTTTCAAAGAATTGAATTGCTTGAATAAATTGGCTTAA